The Acidobacteriota bacterium DNA window AACTTTTTCAAATTCTGATTTCATCGAAAAAGTGGCCGGAATAAATCGGAATGGGTGGCCACTTTCAATCAGAATCAGTGGCCGGTTTGAATCGGAATCGATGGCCACTTTGGATCGGAATATACAAACAAGAGATTTGAATATTTTTCCTCTATCAAGAGCAATAGGAATTGTTATATCTTTTTTATTTATAAAATCATTAATTATTTTTATATTTTGGTCAGAAATTCCTACCACTTCTATTCCTTTATTTTCATAAAAACTGATATTTCTCTGGGCATTTATTAGATAGCTGTAACAGACATCACAATCGCTGAATTTAAAATAGATTAGAAGAAGATTATTTGATTTTAGTTCTGATAAATCAATATAATTATTGTCAAAAGTTTTAAAAATAAAATTAGGAAGATAATCACCTTTCTTATAAATTTGAGCATCCTTTTTTTGAGTGGGTTTTTCAAATTGGTTTTTTGCAATCTCTGTAAGAAGGAGATTATATTTATTTAAAAGAGATGAATTTTTAAGAATTAGTATTAAATTTAATGATATAGAAAAAATCAAAATAATGAATAAAATAGAATGCAAAAATTTTGACCTCATATTTGAATCTTTCTTATGTCTCAATTTTAAATTTCCGTACTATAAAGTCTTCATCAATAATGTAAATTGTATTGTTTGAGATATTAAACTCTTCTATGAAATAAGGAAAATACATTTCTCCTAAATAATTTCCCTCATTGTCATATTTAAATATGATTTTTGATGCCTGAAACTTTTCTGTCTCCCTTGAAATAGAAGCTAAAATATAAATATCTCCTTTCTCATCGACTCTGATCCTTTTATTTATAAGAATAGGAATTGGGTTTAAGTCTTTTAAATTCGTTGGCTTAATTTTTTTCTCTGTGAAAATTGATTTAAGCTCTTTTATTTTTTTCCCATCTTTGTTAAATTTGATTATTTTGTTCAAAAAAAGATAAGCAACCCAGATGTTTCCATTTTTATCCATATCCATTGAGGAGTAATTTAACAAAGAGAAAAAGGAAAGATTTAAAGGTTTTAAATATTCACAAAAATTTAAGTCAACTTGATTATTTAAAAGATTTACTCTATGGCCGAGATACCCTTCAGTAGAACCTTTTAGTTGTAAAGATACAGCTGCAAATGAGGAAAATTTTAAAATGTAAAGATAATTCTGAAAATAATTAATATTTTTTACTGAATATGGTGTATTTATACTTGATACATACTCTTCATTTTTATTGAAGAATAAAATTTTTCTTTTGCTTGGGTCAGCAATAAAGATATTTTTATCTGTTAATTCTATATCAACCGGTTCAAGCACCTGATCAGGCCCTTCTCCTCCTTTTACTATACTTTTTAAAAACTCTCCATTATGGTTAAATTTTTGAACCCTTTTATTTTTTGTATCAGCGATAAAAATATATTTATCATCTTGAATCTCTATATCCTTCGGTTCATGAAACATATAGTTTTCATCATTCTGAATGCCGATTGCAAAATTTTCCTCTTTTACATGGATGACTCTTATTTCAATAGATTGATTTCTACATGATATCAGAGTAAATAATATAATAATGAAACTTAATAACACTACGATATCAGATTTTTTTCAGCAACCAAATATTCCAAAAACCCAGCAGCAAGCTAATCTCATAGAGCAATTAAAGTTATCCAGAGAATAGTATCTAGAACATTGTAGATTACAGTAATATTCCATTAATCCTCTTGTAGTTTTACTACAATTGTCGTGGCATCTTATAGCTCTATTATGAGCACTTCTTACGCATTCATCATATTCGTCGCCACATGCTCTCCAGCCATAGACTGGTTTTGGCATCAATAGAAAATATGAAACTATCCCTAATACTATAAACACACCCAAAGAGATTGAAATTAATTTTTTCATCTTTTACCTCCATTAAAAATATAGCAATTGAGATGCCATAATTAATAAAATTTATAATTAATTGATAATTAAGAAGATATAATTTTAAAAAAGTAAAAATATGGATTAATATTCTTGCAAATGTTACACTCTGATGTTACATAAAAGGAAAAAATCATTTATTTTATTATGTCTTTGAGAGTGTAACATGTTACACCTAAAATTGTAACATGTTACAGTGTTATTAATTTATTTAAAAAGATTTTTTTTATATTAATACAAACGAACTAAATAATTTGAAATGCAGGGCAAGGCTTCAGCCTTGTATTGCGCAACCCCCGAATCAACCCATGAAACAAGTTCAGGGCAAGGTTCGGGGCAGGCTCTAAAGGGTGCCCTACATATATATAATACAATATAGCAATAAATATATCGCAATGTCTTTAATCCTTTTTTTAAAAATATTGTTGAACTCAGAAAATTAAAAAAATATAATTAGAGAATAAAAAATGAGAAAAATCGATATAAAAAGAAATACATAATGATCAAGTTTGCATTTCTCGATTGGCTCTGGCTATTTCTATATCTTGTTTTAATGACAGGATGTGGGATTCTATTTTACAGACTTGGTAAGCGTTCTGAAGCTGATTTTTTCCTCGCAGGTCGGGGGCTTCCCTGGTGGATTCCAGGAATGAGTGTTTATGCTACCCATACTGCCACTGATACGCCAATGTGGGTTAGTGGTGTAATTTACAAGCATGGGCTCAGAGGACTATGGTATACATTCTTTTCTGCCTGGTGCGCCATAGCGGCCTTTGTTTCTGCCCGTATATTCCGTCGTTCCCTTGCCTATTCCCAGGCTGAATGGCAGAGCTTGCGCTATTCTGGACTGGGAGCTGAGCTCCTTAGAGGATGGATGTCCGGATGGGGTGCCTTCCTTAACATGTTTATTCTCGGCTGGGTGGGAATGGCAATGGGGAAGCTCTGCAACTATCTTTTTGGCTGGCAAAACTGGATAGGTCTTGTTATCCCATCCATAATTGTGGCTATCTATGTCCTATCTGCAGGTTTCTGGGGGGTAGTGATGGCTGATTTCCAGCAGGGTATTATTGCCTTCTTTATAATCTTAATAGCTTCACTGTGGGGAGTTATGGTGGCAGGAGGTCCATCCGCTATAGTAGAGAAACTTTCAAATATTGGTGAGATATGGAGACTTGATCCTTTTAATTTCACAGGCTTTCTAAGAGGAGAATTTCCTTTTGCCTGGTTCATTACAATGATCTTTATAGCAGTACTGGGTGGGTTTGGAATGGGAACAAGCATAGACTGGTATGCTGAAGCCCAGCGTATCCAATCCTCCAGAACTGTAAGGGATGCATCCTATTCTATCTGGTGGGGAACAGCTCTGACTCTTACCAGAAATTCTATCTGGGCAGTTGCCATCATCGCCTTCTTTATTCTCCACCCTGGATTGACCGATCCAAAAGAATATGAGATGGCATGGTATCGTGTAGCATTTGAAAATCTACCCATAGGATTAACTGGATTTCTGTTTGCAGGC harbors:
- a CDS encoding sodium:solute symporter, whose protein sequence is MIKFAFLDWLWLFLYLVLMTGCGILFYRLGKRSEADFFLAGRGLPWWIPGMSVYATHTATDTPMWVSGVIYKHGLRGLWYTFFSAWCAIAAFVSARIFRRSLAYSQAEWQSLRYSGLGAELLRGWMSGWGAFLNMFILGWVGMAMGKLCNYLFGWQNWIGLVIPSIIVAIYVLSAGFWGVVMADFQQGIIAFFIILIASLWGVMVAGGPSAIVEKLSNIGEIWRLDPFNFTGFLRGEFPFAWFITMIFIAVLGGFGMGTSIDWYAEAQRIQSSRTVRDASYSIWWGTALTLTRNSIWAVAIIAFFILHPGLTDPKEYEMAWYRVAFENLPIGLTGFLFAGVIAIHFSTISTHLNLGAVYLTRDLYHHYINPESSEKMLVLAGRISTALLLIGSFIYGSMMEEITKWLIFALWIMGAGMWLPNILQVIWWRFNSWGYLSAWIANLGMSWLVVWILPSFGLIPELPDYLQFWVLMFLTALVYIPVTLLTKPEDMRHLTRYYAMTKPIGWWKTVEIEAKKLDLLK
- a CDS encoding BF3164 family lipoprotein encodes the protein MLLSFIIILFTLISCRNQSIEIRVIHVKEENFAIGIQNDENYMFHEPKDIEIQDDKYIFIADTKNKRVQKFNHNGEFLKSIVKGGEGPDQVLEPVDIELTDKNIFIADPSKRKILFFNKNEEYVSSINTPYSVKNINYFQNYLYILKFSSFAAVSLQLKGSTEGYLGHRVNLLNNQVDLNFCEYLKPLNLSFFSLLNYSSMDMDKNGNIWVAYLFLNKIIKFNKDGKKIKELKSIFTEKKIKPTNLKDLNPIPILINKRIRVDEKGDIYILASISRETEKFQASKIIFKYDNEGNYLGEMYFPYFIEEFNISNNTIYIIDEDFIVRKFKIET
- a CDS encoding redoxin domain-containing protein, yielding MHSILFIILIFSISLNLILILKNSSLLNKYNLLLTEIAKNQFEKPTQKKDAQIYKKGDYLPNFIFKTFDNNYIDLSELKSNNLLLIYFKFSDCDVCYSYLINAQRNISFYENKGIEVVGISDQNIKIINDFINKKDITIPIALDRGKIFKSLVCIFRSKVAIDSDSNRPLILIESGHPFRFIPATFSMKSEFEKV